The following are encoded in a window of Castanea sativa cultivar Marrone di Chiusa Pesio chromosome 5, ASM4071231v1 genomic DNA:
- the LOC142636078 gene encoding serine/threonine-protein kinase D6PKL2-like: MMASKTDVRASTKQRQKTAVVQTVEANDRRPSPLQVSKASKPELVPPEQSPKPVENKSKQVKGEAAENKESPNSSQKGLSDSLNNKFYSSSSAQGLEQASTGIDSTVNERRGSLGSSVDQEKKTSEYGSAKVSDGNSSLAKTSGSAKISDRVDFVESGKSSMCRGSTSSDVSDESTCSSFSSSISKPHKANDLRWEAIQAVRTRDGVLGLGHFRLLKRLGCGDIGSVYLSELSGTKCYFAMKVMDKGSLATRKKLLRAQTEREILQSLDHPFLPTLYTHFETDKFSCLVMEFCPGGDLHTLRQRQPGKHFPEQAVKFYVAEVLLSLEYLHMLGIVYRDLKPENVLVREDGHIMLSDFDLSLRCAVSPTLVKTSFMESDPLRKNTVYCVQPACIEPSCIQPSCVVPTTCFSPRLFSSKSKKDRKPKNEIGNQVSPLPELMAEPTDARSMSFVGTHEYLAPEIIKGEGHGSAVDWWTFGIFLYELLFGKTPFKGSGNRATLFNVVGQPLRFPESPVVSFAARDLIKGLLIKEPQHRLAYKRGATEIKQHPFFEGVNWALIRCATPPEIPKPIEVERIPAPTASTSEKAAPTMPAPNQKGSDNYLEFDFF; the protein is encoded by the exons ATGATGGCCTCAAAAACTGATGTAAGAGCTTCCACGAAACAGAGACAGAAAACAGCTGTTGTTCAAACGGTTGAGGCAAATGATCGCAGGCCTTCACCTCTGCAGGTTTCTAAAGCAAGCAAACCTGAGCTGGTTCCTCCTGAACAATCACCAAAACCTGTTGAGAACAAATCAAAGCAGGTTAAGGGTGAAGCTGCTGAAAATAAGGAGTCACCAAATTCTAGTCAAAAGGGGTTGTCTGATtctttgaataataaattttattcaagttcttctgcACAGGGTCTTGAGCAAGCATCAACAGGGATAGATTCTACTGTAAATGAGAGAAGAGGCTCACTGGGAAGTTCTGTTGATCAAGAAAAGAAGACATCGGAGTATGGGAGTGCTAAAGTTAGTGATGGGAACAGTAGTCTTGCCAAGACCAGTGGAAGTGCCAAGATTAGTGATCGTGTTGATTTTGTTGAGAGTGGCAAGAGCAGTATGTGTAGAGGAAGTACAAGCAGTGATGTAAGCGATGAGAGCACCTGTAGCAGCTTTAGTAGTAGTATTAGCAAGCCTCACAAAGCAAATGACTTGAGATGGGAAGCCATCCAAGCTGTTCGAACAAGAGATGGGGTCTTGGGTTTGGGCCATTTCAGACTTCTGAAAAGGCTGGGTTGTGGTGATATTGGCAGTGTCTATCTGTCAGAGTTAAGTGGAACTAAATGTTATTTTGCAATGAAGGTTATGGACAAAGGTTCTCTTGCAACTCGTAAGAAGCTGCTTCGTGCTCAGACAGAAAGAGAGATACTGCAATCTCTGGATCACCCCTTCCTTCCCACATTGTACACCCACTTTGAGACAGATAAGTTCTCATGCTTGGTAATGGAGTTCTGTCCTGGAGGAGACTTGCACACTCTTAGGCAGAGGCAACCAGGCAAGCATTTTCCTGAGCAGGCAGTCAA ATTTTATGTAGCAGAGGTCCTGCTATCTCTGGAATACCTCCACATGCTTGGGATTGTCTACCGTGACCTTAAGCCAGAAAACGTCCTTGTGAGGGAAGATGGACATATAATGCTCTCTGACTTTGACCTCTCCCTCCGTTGTGCTGTTAGTCCAACTCTTGTGAAAACCTCATTTATGGAGTCTGATCCATTACGAAAGAACACTGTGTATTGTGTCCAGCCAGCTTGCATTGAGCCTTCATGCATTCAGCCATCCTGTGTAGTCCCTACAACATGCTTCTCACCACGCCTCTTTTCAAGCAAGTCAAAGAAGGACCGGAAACCTAAAAATGAGATAGGAAACCAAGTCAGCCCATTACCTGAGCTCATGGCAGAACCAACTGATGCACGGTCTATGTCATTTGTTGGGACCCATGAGTACTTGGCACCTGAGATTATTAAGGGTGAAGGTCATGGAAGTGCAGTAGATTGGTGGACTTTTGGAATTTTTCTGTATGAGCTATTGTTTGGTAAAACTCCTTTTAAGGGATCAGGAAATCGGGCTACGTTGTTCAATGTTGTAGGTCAGCCTCTTCGTTTTCCAGAATCACCAGTTGTCAGTTTTGCAGCAAGGGATCTTATAAAGGGTTTGCTTATAAAGGAACCACAGCATAGATTGGCTTATAAACGAGGGGCAACTGAGATCAAGCAACATCCCTTCTTTGAAGGTGTGAATTGGGCATTGATACGCTGTGCTACTCCACCTGAGATCCCAAAGCCCATTGAGGTGGAGAGAATACCTGCCCCAACAGCGTCAACGAGTGAAAAGGCTGCTCCCACTATGCCTGCTCCCAATCAGAAAGGTTCTGATAATTATCTTGAGTTTGATTTCTTTTAG
- the LOC142636079 gene encoding uncharacterized protein LOC142636079 translates to MSVSSTENDEHLLAKGNTSTSSPTEMDMEEETPSELFEINQDVLRASMVEERDHEHEGSLFSFDFQNWNDRVFVAVGAAEESSSSMDALEWTLRHVVTPSTMVLLIHVFPVLRFIPSPLGMIPRNQVKPEMVQEYVTQERAKKKKLLQEFLNKCSASKVKVDVVLIESSSIAKAIVEIIPILKIRKLVIGTTQSSLRKLPPRRGSGSGVAERRGRGSGIAYWIFQNALDTCDVKIICEGKEVIDQMIEWSHRSSNGNSFRSTQEEEKPNGKPNGSFWLKCFIF, encoded by the exons ATGTCGGTATCATCAACAGAGAATGATGAACACTTGCTCGCTAAGGGAAACACCAGCACCAGCAGCCCAACTGAGATGGATATGGAGGAAGAGACTCCAAGTGAACTGTTCGAGATAAACCAAGATGTACTCAGGGCGTCTATGGTGGAAGAGCGTGATCATGAGCATGAGGGTAGTTTGTTCTCTTTTGATTTTCAAAACTGGAATGATAGAGTGTTTGTAGCTGTGGGGGCGGCAGAAGAGTCAAGCTCAAGCATGGATGCACTGGAGTGGACTCTGAGACACGTTGTTACTCCCTCAACTATGGTCCTTCTCATACATGTTTTCCCTGTCTTACGCTTCATTCCAAGTCCAT TAGGAATGATTCCAAGAAATCAAGTGAAACCGGAGATGGTGCAGGAATATGTGACCCAAGAAAgagccaagaagaagaagctccTTCAAGAGTTTCTTAACAAATGCTCTGCCTCCAAG GTGAAGGTAGATGTTGTGCTCATTGAAAGTAGTAGCATTGCTAAGGCTATTGTGGAGATTATTCCTATTCTCAAAATAAGAAAGCTAGTGATTGGAACCACACAATCAAGTTTAAG gaaACTGCCGCCAAGGAGAGGAAGCGGAAGCGGGGTTGCTGAGAGGAGAGGGAGAGGAAGCGGGATTGCTTATTGGATCTTTCAGAATGCACTGGATACCTGCGATGTTAAGATCATCTGTGAAGGGAAGGAAGTTATTGACCAGATGATTGAATGGTCACATCGAAGTAGCAATGGAAATAGTTTCAGGTCCactcaagaagaagaaaaacccaaTGGAAAACCCAACGGTTCCTTCTGGCTCAAGTGCTTTATATTTTAG